The sequence below is a genomic window from Echeneis naucrates chromosome 13, fEcheNa1.1, whole genome shotgun sequence.
AGAAAACAGTACAGTGTTATATACCTGATCAAAAGCATTTAACTGCAGTCAGTGGGAAATCAAATCTCAGTCAATAGTTCACGATGAGACGGGCCTGCTCCTACCTCTCCGGTGAGCTGGGCATAAActagtgacctttgaccctggaATAGGGCCATGAGTGGTGGAGACAGAACAGTAACAGAAACTCCTTTTGGTAAATCCCAAGACAGTGAAATGTCCTCCACAGCTGGCTGCAGAGCAAAACGCAGTGACTGCATCACCTagttaaaagcaaaatatttacaaatggtTGGGACAGGCACAGAGTAACAAAAAATGCTGACAGTAATTGGTACACGTttaatgaaattgtttttccGTGTTACTTTTCTTACTTTAGGCTGCATCCTGTCAGCCCCTGTGATGAACTGAGCGTGACCTCCTCCTTCCTTGGCCAGCCCATTGATCAGAGCAGAGCTGGCCCCTTCCCCAATCCCAAAGGAGAAACACCTACAACACAGTGATTGTgttgttaaaaacacacacagcgtcACAACCTGAGACACACTGTGAGCACGTGTATTTGCTCCACCTGTGGGAACCTGAATTCTTCTTCACCAGATTTATCACTTCTTTGGTGTTGAACACTTCACCGTCAGTGAAGACAAAGAGCTGAGGAAGAGAGTTTACACACATGAGTCACATAACGTCACACCCAGAAACATATGTACCAACTATACAAATATATAAGCCTAAGGTGGAGCgttatatatacagtatatagctctgtatacattcattcatgtatGACTCATTTCTTTAACACTTGCGTAAGGAGATGACCTGAACAGTAAAAAGAGACCAACCCTGATTTCCCAATAAGTGGAAGCTACTATTCATCAAAGCTGTCTGTGACACCCAACATTTCACCTGCAGTGGTGTGAGACTCAGGGGTGTTGAACTGTTGTGAAAGTTATGGATCACTCATAAGAAACAACATCTTCTAATGCAGTTAGGTGTGGGATAAGATAAAGAAAACGTGAACACGAGGGCAGACATGTGAGAGTGTGTTACTTGTCTGGGTTGCTTGGGAATGCAGGGCTGGTTGTAAATGTGCTTAAGGGGCTGAAGGATCTCTGTCCCTCCCAGATCAGCTGTCATCTCTTCAACTTTCTTCACAGCCTCTTCCAAAGTCTGATCACTGTACTCCACGCTCTTACTGccattacaaacacaaacaaaggagGTCAGGTGGCTGGAAGCTGTGTAGCTGAATTCAGCTGCCAAACATCAAACTTTAAATGCACAGTGGCATcgacaacagaaacacattttgtggACTCTGTCACTGACGGGAAGATGTGTTGATAGGACGACCCGAAACTGTAGATGTTGAAGTAGCAGCCCATCGGTAAGCTCTTCAGCAGGAGGAGTAGAGTGTCctaaaaggaaggagagaaaagacgGTGAAGGTTGTTGTGTAGGAGGGAAATTATGAATAGAAGTAAGATAGATAACATTTGCTGAATACCCTGGCACTGCCAATACGAGTTTCTTCTGGTTTGCTCTCACTCATATTACAGTCCATGCTCCCAGATCGGTCCAGTAAGAGGACAAACTCTCCACATGAGCTGAGGGAGGACATCACAGACTCAGGGAACTCTGGGTACAGACTCAGCATCACCACTGGATCCCCCATCAGAGAGCCTGaaacaacattaattcattcttcTGCGTCGTTGGAGAATAAAGATAATTCACTCTTTCAATGTAAAGAAACCTTCAAGGAACAATTTGCACTCACCAGGTTTGGCAGAGGCCTGTCCTGCCTCCACCACAGCAGTGGGCTGGTGGGCATCTTTGTAATAAATCAACAGCTCCACATCTCTGTCAAACTTGTGTCCTCCAGCCAACTTGACCTGCAGATGACAAATACCATAAATACAGATCATAAATATCAATAAAGGCATTAATAAAGTTCTGTGTTTTGCTCTGAGAATTGAggaacaaccacacacacagcagccctgTTAGCGGTCTACGTACTGTGGCCTGGGTCTGCTCTTTGTTGAGGTACTGCAGAGGGTCCAGGGAACAGTTGGACTCTACTTTAGAGACCGGACGAGGAGAGGACACTCgggcagaaaaagacagactgtaGGGGATCTGGGAGGCTGGGACAGAAGTCACCTGGACAGTGGCGGCTTCAgttcctccacttcctgtgaACAAGTTGGAAATATTacaatgaacaaacaaactttaCATCTATCAATCAAACTCAATACATCCAGCTCAGCGTAGTGTTTCAGCTAATTGCTGAGTTTTCTCCagacctcagctcctcagccccGCCCGCAGTCCATTGCATTAGTTGTTACTTAGCTCAGTTCAGTTCTACTTATATTGGATTTGGCTGGAGGAAAATGATTCAGTTCAAGAGACCAGTGTAAGAACAATTCAAGAGTCTTATTCAGAAGAGAAGAACTGTGGCCCACGTGTGGAATCAGATCAGCTTCAGGGGTGAACGTGCAGTCTAAGAGTCGAGCCAATCCCTAATGAGTAATGCTTTCTGTGAAATTGTCTTCCATGGAAGTTTAGGTAGGAAATGACCTATTGTACCTTAAATTGGTTGTAATAActcaaaactaaaataaattatgaCTCCATGGCCCACAGGAGAGTTAAGGTGTGTTCTAAACAGTTTTTAGCTCCCACCGTTGAGTGGATGGTgcaccaaaccaaaccaaaccagtTCAGTATTCAATGAAAGTTGGCTGGATTTCCTACCCTGAGGCTTGTAACGAGGGTTGAGAACAGCAGGCAGACTAAACCTGAGTCCATCATCAGCCTGCACAGCCAACTCAGTGATGTACTCCAGCCTGATGGAGGCGCTCTCTCCTGGAGGAAGACTGCCCACACTCAGAGTGAATATATCTGGACTCTGCTCACTCTCCTCCAGCAGGAAGGCCTGCTGACCGGAGCTCAGCGCGTCATCATAGTCCTCACGAGCCTGAAGTACAAAGGACACACACGAGCAGCAGTCACTGTATTTGCTGCCTCTTTAAGGTCCATCATAGTGAGCGAGTGTTTACTGTGCAGCTcacctgctgtttctccttcacCTCCGCTACGATCTGTGTCTGTCCAATCTTGGCACTgaaatgacagacagcagcGTCTCCAGGCAGAGGGAAGACGAAAACAGCCTCTAGGGGTTTGTCCTCCTGGTTCTGGTAGTTCAGAGTGGACACCACAGTGGCCACATGGTCCTtcacctccagctccacctcGATGCTCTTCAGAGGAACTGaccaacaaacaacaagaaacacaaTGAACAGGGAAACTGTGTGTTCTGTAAAGACATTTGTAGATATTTGTGGAGATTTTCCTGTACCTGGTTCCTTCTGGGTTGTTATTAGACCGCAGCACTTCATCGTACCTGAGCACCAACAATAAAGGACATGTGAGAACTTCCTTTGTCAGATGAATGAATTCAATTCAAAAGTCTTTATTTCCAACATGAAGACATATTTAAAGAAGAAATAccacaaaaaacatttgatttcagCAGCAAATAGCAGCAAGTAGGACAATTTCTATGTTTTCTGATTGACCCTTGTGATTATTTCTGTGGTTAGGATATCAAACCTTTTGACGTGTTATTCGTATAAATATTAAGAATTTGGCTCAGTATAAACATATGTAATAATAGTATACATGAGTATCAATGACAGTGACTGTGACCCAGCAGTGGGTACACATATTTATCttatttcatcaaaaaataTGATATAATCATGCTAGAATAAGGCACTTTTATGGTACCTCAAAAactataaaaattaaaacaaaaacattaaataatttGCAACCGCTGTATCTCCAACCACCAAGTTTGGCTGTGGAAGGAAACTGAGCTTCGTTgccatgtttttaaattatcCCATTAAGATTGAGATGAatcctgtttttctgtaatgACCTGCAGTGACTCATCGGCAGATTCCCACATCTGTGTCGCactaaagaaaacagaaaccagaTGGATCACTAGAATAAACCCCCATCAGGAGAAACTGACCTGAGAGGACCGGTGTGTAGAGTCTGACactgtttctctgcagatcCTTCTTCAATAAGAGTCCAGACAGTCTGCAGGTTTCTGAAAACAGAATCAGCTTCGGATCAGAAGTGAAAGAGAACTGCCGGTCACGCCTCCTGGGTTCGCTCGAATTCGTACCAGGACATCCCGGAATGGGTGGAGCTTACATTGGCTACATGAGTCCTGcttccaacaacaaaacaaaacaaaaaatacctcgaatatatatatataaaatcgAGGTCTTTTGTCTCCTGCAAAAGCACGGAGAGAAGGTTGAGGCTTcagtttctgaaatgaaaaccaacaaaATTCAGCTTTGATAAAACAGCATCTTAATTTCATAATAATCTCAACTCACACAAAAATAAGAGGGTTGTGTTATTACCAGCAgtgtttctcctctctctcttttgtgttaTTAATATGATTTAGTCCAGGATTTTAAGTGTCTTCAATATGACTTTAACTCTCCATGTAAATGTATACAACACATTATATATAATCATCTGCTGATACTACACTGAAACCAGTTTCTTCAGAGACAGCACTACTAATATATAAACAGAAAAGCACTAAATAATTTCAACCATTTCTAAAATGGTTTCTGGGAAATGAACATAGCAATATAATGTGAGCACTTGACGCACACTCTGAACAAACTGGAGCTGTGATGGTCCATTAATCAGTGTAAAAtgtgggtgtgttgtgtgtttttgctgcaaaCCCAATAttattgtcttgtttttttttttttttttttcagaagaaacagaaagtgcGCAGCCTCCGATTCAGACATAAatgctaattttatttaaagctccacggttcattttcagttttgtagACACAAATGACATCAAAGACATAATTAACTGTATTTACATCAGGTCAGTATTTAGTGCTGTTCTGCAAAGCTTTTACAATGATGACACCAAAACAGGCAACAATGACAAAGAAGAATACATCAAAACATagaaggagaaaacagaagatTTAATTGTTCAAGTAGAAGCAATGAGGCTATAAGATGGCGTAAATTTGCTTTTGTGCAATAAACCTGCTGAGAACCAGTTTAGTAAAAGAACACCTCAGAGCCCCAGGACGTCTCTCTGCACCTTGCAGCCCAACAGTGTATTTGCAGCAtccacacactccacacacggtgctgaaacaaaaaaggagcaAGTCATCAGAAAAGTGGAGGCAGGAAAACAGTTGAATATAACCAGCACAGTCTGATAATCACTAGTGATTATTAAGATCATTACCATTCTGAGTGCGGAGCCACGACACAGCCTTCAGAGACAGAAGCTCCCACTCTCCCTTCGAATCCGTCTTAGAAGCATGAAGCCAGATCAGAGCCAGGATGGTGGCCCACACTTCCTCCTTCACCTGATCCAGGAAATCAAACAGCAAGGTTAACTGAAGGCTGGCGGTTCTGAACAAACttcaaacaacataaacaggTCTCATTCTCGACAGCAACCCACCGATGCAGGCTTTGACTGGTCCAGCTCCTCGCTGGTCTTTCCCAGTGCAGCAGCCAGAGCTGGATCAAGCAGCCAGCAGCCGGACGCCTTCTGGAGGGAAACCAGCTGCAGAAAAGGGTCTCTGCGGGGTAGTTTGTGCTCGTTGGCTTCAAAACGTTCAAAATTAGAAGCTGGAAAGGGCAAAAGTTGACTTGTGCCATAAAACTGCCAATTCTGTACATTTTCTGTATGTTGGTtcaatttctgttttatatatttacttctATTTTTGCTTGTATTCTTTCCACCCTAACTGCCCCTTTGTCTCAAATGTCCTGATGCTGCTGTGAAatgcaaatttccccactgagggactaataaaggattatcttatcTCAAAGATAAAATCCTCCCCTGTATATACAATCTCTGCAAGTTTGTGTAAGTAAGTGCAAAGTTAAACTCCTCACTGTTGATCAGGGTCCTGGTAAGAggatttatctttgtttttattattatatacttTCTGTTAAAAATGGGTGGACCATCACTTTA
It includes:
- the LOC115052812 gene encoding von Willebrand factor A domain-containing protein 5A-like isoform X3; amino-acid sequence: MKCCGLITTQKEPVPLKSIEVELEVKDHVATVVSTLNYQNQEDKPLEAVFVFPLPGDAAVCHFSAKIGQTQIVAEVKEKQQAREDYDDALSSGQQAFLLEESEQSPDIFTLSVGSLPPGESASIRLEYITELAVQADDGLRFSLPAVLNPRYKPQGSGGTEAATVQVTSVPASQIPYSLSFSARVSSPRPVSKVESNCSLDPLQYLNKEQTQATVKLAGGHKFDRDVELLIYYKDAHQPTAVVEAGQASAKPGSLMGDPVVMLSLYPEFPESVMSSLSSCGEFVLLLDRSGSMDCNMSESKPEETRIGSARDTLLLLLKSLPMGCYFNIYSFGSSYQHIFPKSVEYSDQTLEEAVKKVEEMTADLGGTEILQPLKHIYNQPCIPKQPRQLFVFTDGEVFNTKEVINLVKKNSGSHRCFSFGIGEGASSALINGLAKEGGGHAQFITGADRMQPKVMQSLRFALQPAVEDISLSWDLPKGVSVTVLSPPLMALFQGQRSLVYAQLTGESSEGAQGSVTVDYKLAGQPSKTQLHFSLKPAGDTGLTVHRLGARTLIRSLETEVALEMESETDLEKEEEKKNGGMKDKVVELSVQSGVSSTFTAFIAVNKVNCKPVEGPLLHRNVPTPMQFGMMYSACCRTLADCDAHDFDEEVAYCGSADFCEEVACCGSADFCEEGDQSIMELEYEEDESPSKEEPPRDPLLQLVSLQKASGCWLLEPVLTTVLEKTSEEVEKTKPAAVKEEVWATILALIWLHAFKTDAKEEWELLSLKAASWLRAQKAPCVAECVEAGNALLGCEVKKSMLGL
- the LOC115052812 gene encoding von Willebrand factor A domain-containing protein 5A-like isoform X5, translating into MKCCGLITTQKEPVPLKSIEVELEVKDHVATVVSTLNYQNQEDKPLEAVFVFPLPGDAAVCHFSAKIGQTQIVAEVKEKQQAREDYDDALSSGQQAFLLEESEQSPDIFTLSVGSLPPGESASIRLEYITELAVQADDGLRFSLPAVLNPRYKPQGSGGTEAATVQVTSVPASQIPYSLSFSARVSSPRPVSKVESNCSLDPLQYLNKEQTQATVKLAGGHKFDRDVELLIYYKDAHQPTAVVEAGQASAKPGSLMGDPVVMLSLYPEFPESVMSSLSSCGEFVLLLDRSGSMDCNMSESKPEETRIGSARDTLLLLLKSLPMGCYFNIYSFGSSYQHIFPKSVEYSDQTLEEAVKKVEEMTADLGGTEILQPLKHIYNQPCIPKQPRQLFVFTDGEVFNTKEVINLVKKNSGSHRCFSFGIGEGASSALINGLAKEGGGHAQFITGADRMQPKVMQSLRFALQPAVEDISLSWDLPKGVSVTVLSPPLMALFQGQRSLVYAQLTGESSEGAQGSVTVDYKLAGQPSKTQLHFSLKPAGDTGLTVHRLGARTLIRSLETEVALEMESETDLEKEEEKKNGGMKDKVVELSVQSGVSSTFTAFIAVNKVNCKPVEGPLLHRNVPTPMQFGMMYSACCRTLADCDAHDFDEEVAYCGSADFCEEGDQSIMELEYEEDESPSKEEPPRDPLLQLVSLQKASGCWLLEPVLTTVLEKTSEEVEKTKPAAVKEEVWATILALIWLHAFKTDAKEEWELLSLKAASWLRAQKAPCVAECVEAGNALLGCEVKKSMLGL